From Cystobacter fuscus DSM 2262, one genomic window encodes:
- a CDS encoding sensor histidine kinase: MESDEHELEHQAVERMFPGGGQMGARMRATDWASTPLGPVLAWPRELRACVGMVLANHFPMNLLWGPELVQLYNDAYLPLMGDKHPAYLGRPCREAWPEVWPQLEPRLRQVLDSGVSTTRAKLLLFLHRHGFTEECYFTDSYAPVWGQGEQVAGVLVTVVEDTQMLLAERRLLALRDLATETTGVGTSREACERIADVLRFHSADVPFALLYLCEGHERRARLALAVGLEAGGAASPKEIILDASVPSPWPLAAARSEALLRVDLRARAERLPGGPWPESPREALVLSLGMGESSSPFGFLVLGTSPRARLDGPYQDFLRMLAGQVSVLLSSVRARERAEKEQREAHQRIADILETMGDVFLAVDKDWRLTRVNSMLERMAGKPRGELVGHVLWELWPNLRLPTRDYWAEYHRCMHERVPVRFLDHQENLDVWLEARAHPTPDGGMAVFLRDVGDQKRTEVELDRIFTLSRELLCVSGLDGYLKRVNPAWERTLGWSEAELLSTPLERLVHPEDLAAHAANVERLRQGEEVTQSDLRMRHRDGTWRWLSWSITPESRLGLLFSVARDVTEAKRLAADEKGRADFEQQLIGIVSHDLRNPLSAIALGAQALLRRETLDAHATRTAVRILSAAERGTRMVRDLLDFTQARLGGGLPIRPEPMDLHLLTRQVLDEMQMSFPERDFQLLQQGDARGEWDGDRMVQLLTNLLTNAAKYSPAGTPILVSMRGEPLGVELEVHNGGDPIAPEVLNRLFQPMQRGGDSGATVSRSVGLGLYIVKHIVDVHGGHIDVSSTEADGTAFHVRLPRRPPSFSERG; the protein is encoded by the coding sequence ATGGAGAGCGACGAACACGAGCTGGAGCATCAGGCCGTCGAGCGGATGTTCCCGGGCGGAGGCCAGATGGGCGCCCGGATGCGCGCCACGGACTGGGCCTCGACGCCGCTCGGTCCCGTGCTCGCCTGGCCGCGTGAGCTGCGCGCCTGCGTGGGCATGGTGCTCGCCAACCACTTCCCCATGAACCTGCTGTGGGGGCCGGAGCTCGTCCAGCTCTACAACGACGCCTACCTCCCCCTCATGGGCGACAAGCACCCGGCCTACCTGGGCCGCCCCTGTCGCGAGGCGTGGCCGGAAGTCTGGCCCCAGCTCGAGCCCCGCCTGAGGCAGGTGCTCGACTCGGGCGTGTCCACCACCCGGGCGAAGCTGCTGCTCTTCCTGCATCGCCACGGCTTCACCGAGGAGTGCTACTTCACGGATTCCTATGCCCCTGTCTGGGGGCAGGGCGAGCAGGTGGCGGGGGTGCTCGTCACCGTGGTGGAGGACACCCAGATGCTGCTCGCCGAGCGGCGACTGCTCGCGCTCAGGGATCTGGCCACCGAGACCACCGGGGTGGGCACGTCGCGCGAGGCCTGCGAGCGCATCGCGGACGTGCTGCGGTTCCACTCCGCCGATGTGCCCTTCGCGCTGCTGTACCTGTGCGAGGGCCACGAGCGGCGCGCCCGTCTGGCGCTCGCCGTGGGTCTGGAGGCGGGGGGCGCGGCCAGTCCGAAGGAGATCATCCTCGACGCCTCCGTCCCGAGCCCCTGGCCCCTGGCCGCCGCGCGGTCCGAGGCCCTGCTGCGCGTGGACCTGCGCGCCCGGGCGGAGCGCCTGCCGGGTGGCCCCTGGCCGGAGTCGCCGCGCGAGGCGCTCGTCCTGTCCCTGGGCATGGGGGAGTCGTCCTCGCCGTTCGGCTTCCTGGTGCTGGGCACCTCGCCCCGTGCACGACTGGATGGGCCCTACCAGGACTTCCTGCGGATGTTGGCGGGGCAGGTGTCCGTGCTCCTCTCGAGCGTGCGCGCGCGCGAGCGGGCCGAGAAGGAGCAGCGCGAGGCCCATCAGCGCATCGCCGACATCCTCGAGACGATGGGGGACGTCTTCCTCGCCGTGGACAAGGACTGGCGGCTCACCCGCGTGAATTCCATGCTCGAGCGGATGGCCGGCAAACCCCGCGGGGAGCTGGTGGGCCACGTCCTCTGGGAGCTGTGGCCGAATCTGCGCCTGCCCACCCGCGACTACTGGGCCGAGTACCACCGGTGCATGCACGAGCGCGTGCCGGTGCGCTTCCTGGATCACCAGGAGAATCTGGATGTCTGGCTGGAGGCCCGGGCCCACCCCACGCCCGACGGCGGCATGGCCGTCTTCCTGCGCGACGTGGGAGATCAGAAGCGCACCGAGGTCGAGCTCGACCGCATCTTCACCCTCTCGAGGGAGCTGCTGTGCGTGTCGGGCCTCGACGGCTACCTCAAGCGCGTCAATCCCGCGTGGGAGCGCACCCTGGGCTGGAGCGAGGCGGAGCTGTTGTCCACGCCCCTCGAGCGGCTCGTCCATCCCGAGGACCTGGCGGCCCATGCCGCGAACGTGGAGCGGCTGCGCCAGGGCGAGGAGGTGACCCAGTCGGACCTCCGCATGCGGCACCGCGACGGCACCTGGCGCTGGTTGTCGTGGAGCATCACCCCCGAGTCGCGCCTGGGCTTGTTGTTCTCGGTGGCCCGGGACGTGACGGAGGCCAAGCGCCTCGCCGCCGACGAGAAGGGCCGCGCCGACTTCGAGCAGCAGCTCATCGGCATCGTCAGCCATGACCTGCGCAACCCCCTGAGCGCCATCGCCCTGGGCGCGCAGGCGCTCTTGCGGCGCGAGACCCTGGACGCGCACGCCACCCGCACCGCCGTGCGCATCCTCTCCGCGGCCGAGCGTGGCACCCGGATGGTGAGGGATCTGCTCGACTTCACCCAGGCCCGGCTCGGGGGCGGCCTGCCCATCCGGCCCGAGCCCATGGACCTGCACCTGCTCACCCGGCAGGTGCTGGACGAGATGCAGATGAGCTTTCCGGAGCGCGACTTCCAACTGCTCCAGCAGGGAGACGCGCGGGGCGAGTGGGACGGCGACCGGATGGTGCAACTGCTCACCAACCTCCTGACGAACGCGGCGAAGTACAGCCCGGCCGGCACGCCCATCCTCGTCTCGATGCGCGGAGAGCCCCTGGGGGTGGAACTGGAGGTCCACAATGGTGGGGATCCCATCGCGCCCGAGGTGCTCAATCGCCTCTTCCAGCCCATGCAGCGCGGGGGGGATTCGGGCGCCACGGTCTCGCGCAGCGTGGGCCTGGGGCTCTACATCGTGAAGCACATCGTGGACGTCCACGGCGGCCACATCGACGTGTCGTCCACCGAGGCCGACGGCACCGCCTTCCACGTCCGCTTGCCGCGCCGGCCGCCCTCCTTCTCCGAGCGCGGGTAG
- the yedA gene encoding drug/metabolite exporter YedA — protein sequence MASLSSPTTPSSSMPAAAPLAEGSRAMLVFCLFALYVIWGSTYLAVHWALQGGLPPFLMASVRFLTAGLILYTALRLRGAANPTARQWAGGAVLGVLLLLLGNGAVVFSQQSVSSGVVALVVGSVPLWAALFSGLQGQWPGRAERWGLAIGFCGLIVLNMGSELRGNTWATLALCVGPMSWALGSVISRRLPLAGGLMASATQMLTGGVFFLLVSLLRGEHLTAVPSAKALLSLGYLIIFGSLVAFSAYGYLLRHTRPALAMSYAYVNPMVAVLLGVALAGESLSLGGLVAMGAILGSVVLITRARA from the coding sequence TTGGCCTCCCTGTCCTCGCCCACGACTCCCTCCTCGAGCATGCCCGCCGCCGCGCCCCTGGCGGAGGGCAGCCGCGCGATGCTCGTCTTCTGCCTCTTCGCGCTCTACGTCATCTGGGGCTCGACGTATCTGGCGGTGCACTGGGCGCTCCAGGGAGGCCTGCCGCCCTTCCTGATGGCTTCGGTGCGCTTCCTGACGGCGGGGCTGATTCTCTACACGGCGCTGCGGTTGCGCGGCGCGGCGAACCCCACGGCCCGGCAGTGGGCGGGGGGCGCGGTGCTGGGCGTGCTGCTGTTGCTCTTGGGCAATGGCGCCGTGGTGTTCTCGCAGCAGTCGGTGTCCTCGGGAGTGGTGGCGCTCGTGGTGGGCAGCGTGCCGCTGTGGGCGGCGCTCTTCAGTGGGCTGCAGGGCCAGTGGCCCGGGCGCGCCGAGCGCTGGGGACTGGCCATCGGCTTCTGCGGCCTCATCGTGCTCAACATGGGCAGTGAACTGCGCGGCAACACCTGGGCCACGCTGGCCTTGTGTGTGGGCCCGATGAGCTGGGCCCTGGGCTCGGTGATTTCACGCCGGCTGCCGCTCGCCGGGGGGCTCATGGCCAGCGCCACGCAGATGCTCACCGGCGGCGTCTTCTTCCTGCTGGTCAGCCTCCTCCGGGGCGAACACCTCACGGCCGTGCCGTCCGCGAAGGCGCTGCTCAGCCTCGGCTACCTCATCATCTTCGGCTCGCTCGTGGCCTTCAGCGCGTACGGCTACCTGCTGCGCCACACGCGGCCGGCGCTCGCCATGAGCTACGCGTACGTCAACCCGATGGTGGCGGTGCTCCTGGGTGTCGCGCTCGCGGGCGAGTCCTTGAGCCTGGGCGGCCTCGTGGCCATGGGCGCCATCCTCGGCTCCGTGGTGCTCATCACGCGCGCCCGGGCGTGA
- a CDS encoding response regulator transcription factor encodes MTSPNPSLSSAPTLLLVDDEAVFRERLARAFRERGFEVGTAGSYEEALALATRESPEVAVVDLRMPGRGGLELVRALHALDGSTRIIVLTGYGSIATAVEAVKLGAFNYLPKPADVDDLLLAFSRGPGEAAHVTEDFQPPSLARAEWEHIQRVLSDCGGNISEAARRLGLHRRSLQRKLQKYPPAQ; translated from the coding sequence ATGACGAGCCCCAATCCCTCTCTGTCTTCCGCTCCCACGTTGTTGCTCGTGGACGACGAGGCGGTGTTCCGTGAACGCCTGGCCCGCGCCTTTCGCGAGCGCGGCTTCGAGGTGGGCACCGCCGGCTCCTACGAGGAGGCGCTCGCCCTGGCCACGCGCGAGTCGCCCGAGGTGGCGGTGGTGGACCTGCGCATGCCCGGCCGCGGCGGCCTGGAGCTCGTGCGCGCCCTGCACGCGCTGGACGGCTCCACCCGCATCATCGTCCTCACCGGCTACGGCAGCATCGCCACCGCGGTGGAGGCGGTGAAGCTCGGCGCGTTCAACTACCTGCCCAAGCCCGCGGACGTGGATGATCTGCTGCTGGCCTTCTCGCGCGGCCCGGGCGAGGCCGCCCACGTGACGGAGGACTTCCAGCCTCCCTCGCTCGCTCGTGCCGAGTGGGAGCACATCCAGCGCGTGCTCTCCGACTGTGGGGGCAACATCTCCGAGGCGGCGCGGCGGCTGGGCCTGCACCGGCGCTCGCTGCAACGCAAGTTGCAGAAATACCCGCCCGCCCAATAG
- a CDS encoding RCC1 repeat-containing protein, whose product MATRASGAATRLEASTVALAAGYTHSLALHTDGTVWAWGDNSYGKLGDGTLTRRLSPVQVTGLTNVVALSAGDSHSLALRTDGTVWAWGYNNDGRLGDGTTTHRRTPVQVPGLTDVVALSAGYSHSLALRTDGTIWAWGDNSYSQLGDGTTTPRLSPVQVPSWTGLTDVVALSAGYSHSLALRTDGTVWAWGDNYSGQLGDGTDTPRLSPVQVPGLTDVVALSTGSAHALALRTDGTVWAWGYNNDGRLGDGTTTPRLSPVQVPAWTGLTDVVALSAGYSHSLALRTDGTIWAWGSNEFGQLGNGIPTQRSSPNPVFGLTDVVALSAGDSHSLALRTDGTVWAWGYNFAGQLGDGTTTPRRTPVQVPGLTDVVALSAGYHHSLAVRTDGTVWAWGSDYYGQLGDGTTTTLRRAPVQVPSLADVVALSAGCYHSLAVRTDGTVWAWGYNYDGRLGDGTTTPRLTPVQVPGLTDVVALSAGDSHSLALRTDGTVWAWGSNTYGQLGDGTTTFRRSPVQVPSLTDVVALSAGRYHSLALRTDGTVWAWGPNNYGQLGYGTDTSGLFPVLVSNLTGTSNLYVGAEHSLALRTDGTVRAWGDNYYGQLGDGTSALFLHPVQVP is encoded by the coding sequence TTGGCCACACGTGCCTCGGGTGCGGCCACCCGGCTAGAGGCCTCGACGGTCGCATTGGCCGCGGGCTACACCCACTCCCTGGCGCTGCACACCGACGGCACTGTCTGGGCCTGGGGCGACAACTCCTACGGCAAACTTGGCGATGGCACCCTCACTCGTCGACTCTCCCCGGTTCAGGTGACAGGCCTGACAAACGTGGTGGCCCTGAGCGCGGGTGACTCCCACTCCCTGGCGTTGCGCACCGACGGCACCGTCTGGGCCTGGGGCTACAACAACGACGGCCGACTGGGCGATGGCACCACCACCCATCGACGCACGCCGGTTCAGGTGCCAGGCTTGACAGACGTGGTGGCCCTGAGCGCGGGCTACTCCCACTCCCTGGCGCTGCGCACCGACGGCACCATCTGGGCCTGGGGCGACAACTCCTACAGCCAACTGGGCGATGGCACCACCACCCCTCGACTCTCCCCGGTTCAGGTGCCAAGCTGGACAGGCCTGACAGACGTGGTGGCCCTGAGCGCGGGCTACTCCCACTCCCTGGCGCTGCGCACCGACGGCACCGTCTGGGCCTGGGGCGACAACTACTCCGGCCAACTGGGCGATGGCACCGACACCCCTCGACTCTCTCCGGTTCAGGTGCCAGGCCTGACAGACGTGGTGGCCCTGAGCACGGGCTCCGCCCACGCCCTGGCGCTGCGCACCGACGGCACCGTCTGGGCTTGGGGCTACAACAACGACGGCCGACTGGGCGATGGCACCACCACCCCTCGACTCTCCCCGGTTCAGGTGCCAGCCTGGACAGGCCTGACAGACGTGGTGGCCCTGAGCGCGGGCTACTCCCACTCCCTAGCGTTGCGCACCGACGGCACCATCTGGGCCTGGGGCTCCAACGAATTCGGACAATTGGGAAATGGCATCCCCACACAGCGGTCCTCTCCAAACCCTGTGTTCGGCCTGACAGACGTGGTGGCGCTGAGCGCGGGCGACTCCCACTCCCTGGCGCTGCGCACCGACGGCACCGTCTGGGCCTGGGGCTACAACTTCGCCGGCCAACTGGGCGATGGCACCACCACCCCTCGACGCACGCCGGTTCAAGTGCCAGGCCTGACAGACGTGGTGGCCCTGAGCGCGGGCTACCACCACTCCCTGGCGGTGCGCACCGACGGCACCGTCTGGGCCTGGGGCTCCGACTACTACGGCCAACTGGGCGATGGCACCACCACCACCCTTCGACGCGCCCCGGTTCAGGTGCCAAGCCTAGCAGACGTGGTGGCTCTGAGCGCGGGTTGCTACCACTCCCTGGCGGTGCGCACCGACGGCACCGTCTGGGCCTGGGGCTACAACTACGACGGCCGACTGGGCGATGGCACCACCACCCCTCGACTCACGCCGGTTCAGGTGCCAGGCCTGACAGACGTGGTCGCACTGAGCGCGGGCGACTCCCACTCCCTGGCGCTGCGCACCGACGGCACCGTCTGGGCCTGGGGCTCCAACACCTACGGCCAACTGGGCGATGGCACCACCACCTTTCGACGCTCCCCGGTTCAGGTGCCAAGCCTAACAGACGTGGTGGCCCTGAGCGCGGGCCGCTACCACTCCCTGGCGCTGCGCACCGACGGCACCGTCTGGGCCTGGGGCCCCAACAACTACGGCCAACTGGGCTATGGCACCGACACCTCTGGGCTCTTTCCAGTCCTGGTGTCCAACCTCACGGGCACGTCCAATCTATACGTAGGTGCAGAGCACTCGCTGGCACTGCGTACAGATGGAACCGTACGCGCCTGGGGCGACAACTACTACGGACAACTCGGTGATGGGACCTCTGCCCTTTTTCTCCATCCCGTACAGGTCCCCTGA
- a CDS encoding ATP-binding protein, with amino-acid sequence MRDAHAIDLSWLVRLRWGAIIGQVALVLGVHFGLGLPQRLVPLFATIAVAVASNTALALWERRRERAPPEVVPAAVMALDVVLLTVLLALSGGAFNPFSAMYIVHIALSAVVLRARWTWALTALAIICFGVLFVDTPHHHIHDMRMHLQGMWAAFALAAAFIVYFVRRVTGALSAREAELVAARAASARRDKLTALATLAAGAAHELSTPLSTIAVVARELERHLPRSAETAGSLEDVQLIRSQVARCRDILAQMAADAGASQGEALGSRAPASLVEEALGGLPGSERVRVEMEERARHERALVPAQTFVRALRGVVKNALQASPPEAPVHLRLSSGPDTWRLSVEDSGAGMPPEVLARAGEPFFTTKAPGEGMGLGLFLTRAMLDGLGGQLSLQSTPGQGTRVVLTWPVAGVRQSAALSPGSSSTQVAP; translated from the coding sequence GTGCGCGACGCCCACGCCATCGATCTGTCGTGGCTGGTGCGCCTGCGCTGGGGCGCCATCATCGGCCAGGTGGCGCTCGTGCTGGGGGTGCACTTCGGCCTGGGCCTGCCCCAGCGGCTCGTGCCCCTGTTCGCCACCATCGCCGTGGCGGTGGCGAGCAACACGGCCCTGGCCCTGTGGGAGCGGCGGCGCGAGCGCGCTCCCCCCGAGGTGGTGCCCGCGGCGGTGATGGCCCTGGACGTGGTGCTGCTCACGGTGCTGCTGGCGCTCAGCGGCGGGGCCTTCAACCCCTTCAGCGCGATGTACATCGTGCACATCGCGCTCTCGGCGGTGGTGCTGCGCGCCAGGTGGACGTGGGCGCTCACCGCCCTGGCCATCATCTGCTTCGGCGTGCTCTTCGTGGACACGCCCCATCACCACATCCACGACATGCGCATGCACCTGCAGGGCATGTGGGCGGCGTTCGCGCTGGCCGCGGCCTTCATCGTCTACTTCGTGCGGCGGGTGACGGGGGCCCTGTCGGCGCGCGAGGCGGAGCTGGTGGCGGCGCGCGCGGCCTCGGCGCGTCGCGACAAGCTCACCGCCCTGGCCACGCTCGCGGCGGGCGCCGCGCATGAGCTGTCCACGCCCCTGTCCACCATCGCCGTGGTGGCGCGCGAGCTGGAGCGCCACCTGCCCCGCTCCGCCGAGACGGCCGGCTCGCTCGAGGACGTCCAGCTCATCCGCTCCCAGGTGGCCCGCTGCCGCGACATCCTCGCGCAGATGGCCGCCGACGCGGGCGCCAGCCAGGGCGAGGCGCTGGGCTCGCGCGCGCCCGCGTCCCTGGTGGAGGAGGCCCTCGGTGGGCTGCCCGGCAGCGAGCGGGTGCGCGTGGAGATGGAGGAGCGCGCCCGGCACGAGCGTGCGCTCGTCCCCGCGCAGACCTTCGTCCGGGCGTTGCGCGGCGTGGTGAAGAACGCCCTGCAGGCCTCGCCGCCGGAGGCGCCCGTGCACCTGCGCCTGTCGTCCGGGCCGGACACGTGGCGGCTGTCGGTGGAGGACTCGGGCGCGGGCATGCCGCCCGAGGTGCTCGCGCGCGCCGGGGAGCCCTTCTTCACCACCAAGGCGCCCGGTGAGGGCATGGGGCTCGGGCTCTTCCTCACGCGCGCCATGCTGGATGGGCTGGGCGGGCAGCTCTCGCTCCAGTCCACCCCGGGCCAGGGCACGCGCGTGGTGCTGACCTGGCCCGTGGCCGGGGTGCGACAATCCGCCGCGTTGTCTCCGGGGTCCTCCTCGACACAAGTGGCTCCATGA
- the hrcA gene encoding heat-inducible transcriptional repressor HrcA — MSEELGDREKEVLRAVVQEYITTGGPVGSQHLARKPEFDVSSATLRNVLADLEELGFLEKPHTSAGRVPTDRGYRFYVDTLVRLKDPGPRDRELIHAGLTHEVGMEELLSEASRLLHALTRHAGVVVTPRPDAAVFHRIEFVRLREDRVLAILVGQNGQVQNKLLTVDFPVTSDELLKASNYLSELLHEVTLEEARERIRSELDHEQALYNALTSKALKLGAAATDLQTGERVLIEGTGSFLEQPEFADVERMRALFKALGEKHKLLSLLDRVQRAREMQIFIGTESDFSSAGDVSVIASPYGSREQVLGTVGVIGPTRMNYQRIIPLVNFTAQALSLALDKA; from the coding sequence ATGTCTGAGGAGCTGGGCGATCGCGAGAAGGAAGTCCTCCGTGCCGTCGTGCAGGAATACATCACGACGGGCGGGCCCGTGGGCAGCCAACACCTCGCGCGCAAGCCCGAGTTCGACGTGTCCTCGGCCACGCTGCGCAACGTGCTGGCGGACCTGGAGGAGCTCGGCTTCCTCGAGAAGCCCCACACCTCGGCCGGCCGGGTTCCCACGGATCGCGGCTACCGCTTCTACGTGGACACCCTGGTGCGCCTGAAGGATCCCGGTCCGCGCGATCGCGAGCTCATCCACGCGGGGCTCACCCACGAGGTCGGCATGGAGGAGCTGCTGTCGGAGGCCTCGCGCCTGCTTCACGCGCTCACCCGGCACGCGGGCGTCGTCGTCACCCCGCGCCCGGACGCCGCCGTGTTCCACCGCATCGAGTTCGTGCGCCTGCGCGAGGATCGCGTCCTCGCCATCCTCGTGGGGCAGAACGGCCAGGTGCAGAACAAGCTCCTCACGGTGGACTTCCCCGTCACCTCGGACGAGCTGCTCAAGGCGAGCAACTACCTGTCCGAGCTCCTGCACGAGGTGACGCTGGAGGAGGCACGCGAGCGCATCCGCTCCGAGCTGGATCACGAGCAGGCGCTCTACAACGCGCTCACGTCCAAGGCGCTCAAGCTAGGCGCGGCGGCCACGGACCTCCAGACGGGCGAGCGCGTGCTCATCGAGGGCACGGGCTCGTTCCTGGAGCAGCCCGAGTTCGCCGACGTCGAGCGCATGCGCGCGCTCTTCAAGGCGCTCGGGGAGAAGCACAAGCTGCTGTCGCTGCTCGACAGGGTGCAGCGCGCGCGCGAGATGCAGATCTTCATCGGCACCGAGAGCGACTTCTCCTCGGCGGGCGATGTGTCCGTCATCGCGAGCCCCTACGGCAGCCGCGAGCAGGTGCTGGGCACGGTGGGCGTCATCGGGCCCACGCGGATGAACTACCAGCGCATCATCCCCCTGGTGAACTTCACCGCGCAGGCGCTCTCGCTGGCGCTCGACAAGGCGTAG
- a CDS encoding site-2 protease family protein, protein MERVTVRPVTHRLWLHLLLFVLTVGTTSFTFDRAFPSGPLPDAERLAHALTFSAALLSILGAHEMGHYVLARLHGVDVSLPYFIPLPYLGVGTLGAVIRIRAPIPTRNALVDIGAAGPLAGLAVALPLLVWGLAHSEWIDAPPVTDTAFPGSTSLWSLGRLAVQWAGEQLSLLPAPPEEPFFGHQAIIFSDSLLMRGLKALVLGPLPPGRDIQEHPVVIAGWFGLLVTVLNLMPVGQFDGGHMAYALWGPRARWVGKAMALVLLFLTLFYTVTWAVWLLVATKLVGFGHPELTHPAEPLSFGRKLVCALCFLALAGCAMPVPIRMVIW, encoded by the coding sequence ATGGAGCGCGTCACCGTCCGTCCCGTCACCCACCGTCTCTGGCTCCACCTGCTGCTCTTCGTGCTCACGGTGGGGACGACGTCCTTCACCTTCGACCGGGCCTTTCCCAGCGGACCCCTGCCGGACGCCGAGCGGCTCGCGCACGCGCTCACCTTCAGCGCCGCGCTGCTGTCCATCCTCGGCGCGCACGAGATGGGGCACTACGTGCTGGCGCGCCTGCACGGGGTGGACGTGTCCCTGCCCTACTTCATCCCGCTGCCCTATCTGGGCGTGGGCACGCTGGGCGCCGTCATCCGCATCCGCGCTCCCATCCCCACCCGCAACGCGCTGGTGGACATCGGGGCGGCCGGGCCGCTCGCCGGACTGGCCGTGGCGCTCCCCCTGCTCGTCTGGGGCCTGGCCCACTCCGAATGGATCGACGCCCCCCCGGTGACCGATACCGCCTTCCCCGGCTCCACCTCGCTGTGGAGCCTGGGGCGGCTGGCCGTGCAATGGGCCGGGGAGCAGCTCTCGCTCCTGCCCGCGCCACCCGAGGAGCCCTTCTTCGGCCACCAGGCCATCATCTTCAGTGACAGCCTGCTCATGCGCGGCCTCAAGGCGCTGGTGCTCGGGCCCCTGCCGCCCGGCCGGGACATCCAGGAGCACCCGGTGGTCATCGCCGGCTGGTTCGGCCTGCTGGTGACGGTGCTCAACCTCATGCCCGTGGGCCAGTTCGACGGCGGACACATGGCCTACGCCCTCTGGGGCCCTCGCGCCCGGTGGGTGGGCAAGGCCATGGCGCTGGTGCTTCTTTTCCTCACCCTCTTCTACACCGTCACCTGGGCGGTCTGGCTCCTGGTCGCCACCAAGCTGGTGGGCTTTGGTCATCCCGAGCTCACCCACCCCGCCGAGCCTTTGAGCTTCGGGAGAAAGCTGGTGTGCGCGCTATGCTTCCTCGCCCTGGCGGGGTGTGCCATGCCCGTGCCTATCCGGATGGTGATCTGGTGA
- a CDS encoding HAD family hydrolase: MVQNVIFDVDGTLVDSVDEHAEAWRRAFLEFGRDVPFAHVRSQIGKGADQLLPVFFTEDELEKFGQELSDYRSALFKREFMPKLRPFPQVRELFQRLRQDGLKLVLASSANEDELERYVRLCRIEGLTHGETSKSDVSKSKPNPDIFDVAMERLGRPDPHSVVVIGDTPFDALAAGKLGLASVGLRCGGFPEDDLRTAGCRDIYKDPAELLARYESSSNTWPWTAESLSSKDDESR, encoded by the coding sequence CTGGTGCAGAACGTCATCTTCGATGTGGACGGCACGTTGGTGGATTCCGTGGACGAGCACGCCGAGGCTTGGCGACGTGCCTTCCTCGAGTTCGGCCGGGACGTGCCCTTCGCTCACGTGCGCAGTCAGATTGGCAAGGGCGCGGATCAACTGCTGCCCGTCTTCTTCACCGAGGACGAGCTGGAGAAGTTCGGCCAGGAGCTGAGCGACTACCGCTCCGCGCTCTTCAAGCGCGAGTTCATGCCCAAGCTGCGTCCCTTCCCGCAGGTGCGCGAGCTGTTCCAGCGGCTGCGCCAGGACGGGCTGAAGCTGGTGCTCGCCTCGAGCGCCAACGAGGACGAGCTGGAGCGCTACGTGCGCCTGTGCCGCATCGAGGGGCTCACGCACGGCGAGACGTCCAAGAGCGACGTGTCCAAGTCCAAGCCCAATCCGGACATCTTCGACGTGGCGATGGAGCGGCTGGGCCGGCCGGATCCGCACAGCGTGGTGGTGATTGGCGACACGCCCTTCGACGCGCTGGCCGCGGGCAAGCTGGGACTGGCCAGCGTGGGGCTGCGCTGCGGCGGCTTCCCCGAGGACGACCTGCGCACGGCGGGCTGCCGTGACATCTACAAGGATCCCGCGGAGCTGCTGGCCCGCTACGAGTCCTCGTCCAACACGTGGCCGTGGACGGCCGAGTCCCTGTCCTCCAAGGACGACGAGTCGCGCTGA
- a CDS encoding lipid kinase gives MNSETHPDAALSASPERVSLDEGPAILLLNPNSRMGGEALSATLAALEARGIRLTASHEVQDHEEMEQLLREAVAGGVRRILVGGGDGTLNCAIKPLLGQDVTLGVLPLGTGNDFARSLGIEPTLEAACDVIAAGYTARVDVGLANGHPFLNAVSLGLASAIAKRLTPELKRRVGKLAYPVAAAAELWEHQPFRVRVVTDTEELEQNVLQLVVGNGRYHGAGNMVTPDATLDDHLLDAYVISAPSSEAGREGTGLGHMQDMSTLARVALTVRRGEHLAHPAVKAVSGPRIFVEATPPQDVNADGEMIGQTPVRFELMPSALRVFAPAQPAEPH, from the coding sequence ATGAACAGCGAGACCCATCCAGATGCCGCGCTCAGCGCGAGCCCCGAGCGCGTGTCCCTCGATGAAGGGCCCGCGATCCTGCTGCTCAATCCCAACTCGCGCATGGGCGGAGAGGCCTTGTCGGCCACGCTCGCCGCGCTCGAGGCCCGGGGCATCCGCCTGACGGCCAGCCACGAGGTCCAGGACCACGAGGAGATGGAACAGTTGCTGCGCGAGGCCGTGGCGGGCGGCGTGCGGCGCATCCTCGTGGGCGGCGGAGATGGGACACTCAACTGTGCCATCAAGCCCCTGCTCGGCCAGGACGTGACGCTCGGCGTGCTGCCGCTGGGCACGGGCAACGACTTCGCGCGCTCGCTCGGCATCGAGCCCACGCTGGAGGCCGCCTGCGACGTCATCGCCGCGGGCTACACCGCGCGCGTGGACGTGGGGCTCGCCAACGGCCACCCCTTCCTCAACGCGGTGAGCCTCGGCCTGGCCTCGGCCATCGCCAAGCGGCTCACCCCCGAGCTCAAGCGCCGCGTGGGCAAGCTCGCCTACCCGGTGGCCGCCGCCGCCGAGCTCTGGGAGCACCAGCCCTTCCGCGTCCGCGTGGTGACGGACACGGAGGAGCTGGAGCAGAACGTGCTCCAGCTCGTGGTGGGCAATGGCCGCTACCACGGCGCGGGCAACATGGTGACGCCCGACGCCACGCTCGATGATCACCTGCTGGACGCCTACGTCATCTCGGCGCCCTCGTCCGAGGCGGGCCGCGAGGGCACGGGGCTCGGACACATGCAGGACATGTCCACGCTGGCGCGCGTGGCCCTCACCGTGCGCCGGGGCGAGCACCTGGCCCACCCCGCCGTCAAGGCGGTGAGCGGGCCGCGCATCTTCGTGGAGGCCACGCCCCCGCAGGACGTCAACGCGGATGGGGAGATGATTGGCCAGACGCCCGTGCGCTTCGAGCTCATGCCCTCGGCGCTGCGCGTCTTCGCGCCCGCGCAACCGGCCGAGCCCCACTGA